CAACCGTCAAACAGGATGGTCCCCAGGATTTTGAGCCCTTTAAGCAGCATGCGCACGGTCGCCCCGTGCTTCCTCTCGTACATTGGTGACCCCACCTACGTGTACAATGGGTCCATCACCGTGACCCTGGTCAGCTCCATGTCGAAGGCGTACAGGGACCAGTTGTTAGCAAGCCACAGAGGGAACAAGAGCTGCAATCAAATGCAGGTAGTTTTCAGTGTCCCAGCCATAAAGAAGAAATACAACTGCTAGTAGTATTGAACGTACCAGACGACACATGCAGAGTGGGAAACCAAGCTTGGGCGTCGAAAGCATCGCAATGAGCACAACACGGGCGTTGTCAGTATCAATATTTTCAATGTGGAGCTACAAACAAAATACACACACGTAGATCTATCAGTTTGAATCACCATTCACACCCTTTTTCAAAATCATTTTCCTGCACATGATGAACTTACCACAACATCAGGTGGTAGCAATCCTCTCCAATTTGGGAGATCAACTCTCTGCATCATGCTCCTCTCCCTGTCGTTCCAGCCACGCACCCAGGCGTCAAGGCCATTGTACATCATCTCACCATGCAAACTGAATTGGTACTTCATCTTATGCCCATCTATCCGTAGCACCGTGGGGGTGTGATGCTCGAACCAAGTCCTGTTTAGGGACAACAATTAATTCCACTGTTAGCATGAGTCAAATCCGCTCTCTCCACATGCACATGTGCAAGCATTGGAAACAAACCCACCTGCTGAGCTCAGAAGCCTTACTGAGAAGTTCAACGCTCTCGTACAAATCCAGGCATACGTGGTTAGGGTAGAAAAAATGTTGTAGATCCAGCTCAAATGGAGAGTAGCCGTAATCACGTGCAGGTGGCAAAGCAGGAACAACCACTGCAAGCACGTCAGCGGGGACATGATTAGCTACCTGACTTGCATTTTGCTTGAATAAGTGAACCATGTCTTTTTGTACTAACCAAGAGGCACCGGGTTGGTTTGTTCCCCATTACCAGGCAGTGCCAACCTCCTGTTCCCTATTGGTGTGGTCGTGGCAATTCCTGCAAGCCCATCATTTTGCATCTGCAAAGCATCCGGCACAACTGCTGCACAGAACAAAAAATGACCAAGTTCTCATTATAAGAACAATGTAATTTTGCGAGCGACATTCATTTAACTCATCAATTTAACATCATTACCTTTAGTCATATCAGTGTCTACGGACGCAACCACCGGATGATGGACATGCACATGATCTCTAGAGGAAGAACCTGCCACGCCAAGCACCTCATGCATGGTTGTCTGTCTACTGCACCTGCGGTAGACCACTGTTTTGCAAGGTTTGGCAAGGCAATCATGTGAGCACATGCAAACTGTATATCATTGATTCATTTTTGTATCCATGTTAAGGATAGCGTCACTTACCGTCAATAGCCGGCCCCTTGCCTTTGCGATCCACAATCATAGGCTTGTCCTCTGGTTCATCAACAGGCTCCTGGACAGCAGTTTCTACATAAAAAAACAAGGCATGCTCGAATTAGTCTAACATATAACCACCTCACATAACCAAGTCAACTTCAAAATCGTCAGTCGCCGTTATTACCTTTGCCAAGCAAACCCACAAGCACCCCAGGGCATGCATTCAGGTGAGGTCCTTGCACCCCTCTGGTTGCAGCAGCCAGACCATGAGATTCTGCTAAACACATGCAACAAAACGGTGATTAGCTTTTTTGGTGGCCCACGAACGATTTTCTGAACAATTTTTTTGGTTCTTTTCTTTTAAAGTGGTAGTACGCACCTGGTTGGACACGTGTCTCCTCGTTAGCAACAACCACTGACATCAGAGACCTTGCAGCTTTGCGTGAAGTTTCAGCCAGATCTTGGGCAACAGCTAAGAAATAAACGAGATCCAAATCAACTTTGTTCGGGCCATGGTAATCAAGGGCCACATCAAGACACCCGAACACGCCCACGCTTCCATGCCCCACACATCGCATGCATGTATGGCCCATGCATTGCATGCATGCAGGATCAAACAAACCGGTGCCTAGCGCTcgcgcatgcatgcatgctctCCCCCACGCACACGTACACAAAAGGTAATTACTTTCCTGGATCGATAGAGATAGAAGATTACCTGTCATCGTCCTGGGACGATGCGAGGTCTTGCTCATGTTAGGAAATGCTGCCGCCATTGGAGCTTGTTTCTTCACACGCTCCATGAAATCACCAAGAGTCTCCTCGAGGTCTCTGTGCCGATAGCATCCACCTTGTTCCTGATTTCTTCAAACACTTTGGCCTGTGTCTCCTCAACCATCTTGAGGAATTCATCCTCACGTTGCTTCAGGCGATGTTGCATTGCTTCCTTCATGGCGTCAAGAACCTACAACATGAGACAACAAGGAGACAACACAAGTAGTTAATAGTTGAGGACAAAACAGCAAGTTCGACCACAAAGGGAACAAGTGTAGATGGCTAACCTCTTGACTTATCGCTGGCTCATGGGCCACACCAAATCCAGGGGTAGCGTCATGCACACTAGGACTCGGCGTGGTCCAGGCTTGGGCTTGAGCCGGGCTAGCAGAAGCGACATTAAATGCCGGCGATCTGGGAACATCCGCAACCTGCAAGGGAACAATCGAACTGGATCTTAGCAACTATACTATATTTATTGAACTtgcattaaagaagaagaaatgtaCCTCAAACCTAGCATCCACACCATTCCTTGCTGCATGCTTTTTGATCTGCAGTTTCAACATCATATCCGAGTACGATGCTAGCCGAGGGAATGGCAGCAGCTCGCGTCCTTACATCCCGTGCTCATGATAATCGCAAAAAATGATCTACGTTCAtttgaaaacaaaaaacaaaaaatgcagtCAGAAGCTTGATTGCACAACACAATGATTTTGGAAGTGGTAAACCAATAAGCATTATTGCTAACCTGTGGGACAACAAGGCACCCCTGCAGACTAAGCTGAGCTGGCTCATGTAGTAGATCTTCCCTCAGCTTGGCCGCACCCTCTCTTAGACCCTCCACGACGTAGTCACAGAAATCATAGTCGGAGATTTGATTTGGCTCAGCTAGAACGGGCAGCAGTTCATTGGCAATTTTTGGGTGTGCTCCCCTAGGTAGGAGAAACGAGGACGCGGCTATGATTGTACACGCCACCATCATCTTTTCTTTCTCTGCTCCTACTATGGCCCCTTGCTTGCGTTCTGGATGATTTTCTTAACTCTAACCACAGGAATCTTACAAGCGCGAGCCATGTTTGTCTCTAAGATCGCATGCAAGTTCTCTAGCAACCGTTCTCGGTCTGCTAAGCAAGCGCTACCCGGGATATCTATCTTCCTACCACATGGATTCAACCCTAAGCACTTTGCTACCTCCCTAGAGTTCACCTCAATGTAATTTCCATGTCCCATGTCCATCTTCATGGTTTTGGGATCGATCCTAGCTAAGAGGGACATGCTAAAGATACGGTTGTTGCACATTTCTTCCATCCCTACCCCAGAAAACACACCTTTGATGTTTGGATTCCATTCTCCGGCGATGGAATGGAGCAGCCCGGCATTGTACGCCGTGTTCAGTGTGGGCACCTTCTTGGCGGCCTGCATGGTCGAGGAAGAAGCTCCGTCTGGCACAGCAGGAGGCGAGGAGAGCTTGGCCCGACGCCCCATCTCCAGCAGCAAACTGCATAATCTCACACAACGAAGAAAGTGGAGCAAGTGAGAAACTTGAGAGAATGGATCCGCGgaaggaagaagaaaaccgagaAGCCATGGAAGGACTATTACAAACCTTTGGTTCCTCTCCTCCTGTCCGAACGCCAGATGGAGTGGTGCCTTGTCTCTGTGCTGCAGTCTTGGGCACAGGGAGCACGTTATATACACATGCGCCGGTACAGGGCGACAGTGTGCTCACCTCCACACCCTGGACAAGTGGTTATAAAATGGTTCACGTACGCCTATGATAGGCATCACACCTCCCTCGCTCTTTTATCTCGTTTTGGTTAGCAAGTCGCACAGCACCACTCAATTCGTTTAATTCAGGGTAACATACACATCTACGAATAAACAAAACAATTTGCACGCAAATGTTCCAGCCCGCAAGTTTAACCAGTAACTCACATGCAAATTTAAATAATACTCAATGGCCAGACTTTTTCCATTTTAGCGACACACATAGAGTGAGAATGAAACTGAAAAATGCACGTGGCGAACAACACCACTAACACCTTGAAGTACGTTTAGTTGACATTCTAAGCAACACACACGGCCTCAAACACTAGCATGCATCAATCTAATACATTATGTCGTTGAAAATATCATATCCTTGGACGCTTGCATGGAGGGCTCTCAGCGTCATCTTCCTCAcacccagcttcagcatcccacgtTCCTGACATGTGATCCCCATCCTACAGCTTGCATGCGCCCACCGCCCCCGCATGCGCCATGCAAGGGTCGAAATCCGCTGTCTCTTCCTCCAACCACCACTGCGGGATCTCCGTGTCCGGATCAGCCTGCGAACAAAATGTTTTGATCCTCATGGATTAGAACACATGCACATGTTTGCACAATACCGGTACGAAAAGCTAATCAAAACTCACATTTTCAAATGATGCACCACCGGAAACAACCTCTTCTTCGGCCCCTGCGCCTTGCGCCATCACACTAGCCTACGTGTGTCAATGTAAACATTTTGTTTTTAGTCAGGTGAAAACAATGCTAAATCACTCGAAATTATGGTAGAAGCAAAGACCTCATCGACCAGACTGTCAACTATAGATGAAGGATCAGGGAAAACGAGAGCATCCAGCCCTACAGCTTCAGTAACCACCTGCGCGGCATGCATGATCAAATGTAAGCTTTGCGCAGTAGATGACTCGATGGACATGGTTAACTCCCAAGTGAAGTTACTAACCTGCACCCCGCCTAGTGTCAAGGTGGAGCCAGATGTTTCGGTCAGCTCTGAAGCTGGCGAAACTGTGCTGCTTGCCGCCATCTCTACTCTCGTTTGGATCTATTTCCACTCCCCCGCGCCACATCCATATATAGACAGCAAAAATTTTCGTTTTCCCTCCCGAGCAAGCACATTCAAAATTCAAACCAACATGGTGGGATGGTAGCCGAGGTTGgaaatttgaattatgtggatgGGAAGCGCACAGGCGACGCCTATCCTTTCTCTCACCTATCGCCCATGGCTCTCTGTGCGCATTTATACCGGGAACAGATGGACGGCGCATGTATCTGTGCACACATCTTGTCACCAACTGCCCGACCTTTCGCAGCACGAAAAGGAGCGTCATCATGCCCACCGTTAAAAGTTTTCGGGAGGAGTGTTTCCATCACCTGTCAACTCGCACAGCCAATGGCATGCATTGCCTAAGCATGGGCAACGCTGCCCTCCCCCAACGCCCCCATGCCATCCATGAGAACAGGCCATCTAGCCGAGCAAGGCACAGGCACAACACAACAATCAGTGACTCACCCCAAAAAAAAATGGTCAACTTTTTTATCTATTGTTCCGGATAAAACAAATAATCGCGCGCGGAGCAAATATCCATCTCTGGCGATTTTCTTTTTTCTAACGGAAAACATAGCCTGATGCCACGGCCAACCAAATTTCATCTCATGCCATACCTGTTCTTGTAGTTACCAATTCGCCAATCGAGAGAGGGCGCGGCCATTCAATGCATGTACCATTCGCCAGGCACATCTGTCTCCGTCAGACCAGGCGTGCTCACCCGTGAGGTAGTGAATGGGCCTAGTCAAAGCTATGATCGTGGCCCTGTCAACTCGTCGTTCACCGTCGCACGTCCCTTTGCCTACCTGTCAGGATTCATCGTCATGTACACATGGGAGCCATAGATTTGCGAGATCAGAGTTCTTGGATTTGCTTTTTTTAGGCCAGGCTGGACCGTTTGACACACATTTGATGCAACGGTCACAATCGAAGCCAACGAAAATGCAAGCTCATCTAAACATCATCCTGGTGAACGATCCAACACAGTCCCCAGCACACCCATGCAAACAAAACACAGTCTCGGATGAAACCAACACAAACACGAAAAAAAATCAGTGCCTCGAATGAAACAAACCTTTGAAGCATTAAAACAAATTCTAAATTGTCAACAGGATGTCAACGATCCCATCACAAATTTATAATAAGTCATCCCTGATAATGAAAACAGTTTCCACATAGCCAACATATTAAGTTCCTCAGAGAAACTTGGGTTCAAAAGGTCCAGACTTCTTCGTGCCACAAGCATTGCGACGATGCCCAAGCACACCACAATTTGTACACTTCGGCGATTTCCTTGGCATTTTCGGCACGTCGCCTCTCTCAGGGCAAGTGGTGCACTTGTGCCCTTGCCCCTGCAGATAGTACAAAACCTTGATCTCTTCAACTGTTGCTCATACGGAGCTTTGTCTCGGCTAGTTGTCGGTCTCCCTCTCGGGCGTTTATTCTGCTGCCCAATGATCCCTGAACAACTTGTTTCACCATCACAAGCAGGCCTTGTGCTGCCACCTTCTACCTGAAGCTCCCCTGGGTGCTCCTCAACTAAAACCTGATTTCGGTGCTCCCTTTCTGCTAGCCCCATCCCGTCCTTTTCGGCGCTCAATGGTAACAGAGTGGCTTGGACCTCCTTCATCATGGTCATAAAAACATCATAACACTTAACATTGCTATCGCCAAGCAGCACACACTCTAGTGCCTTCGTGTACATTGTGTGATGTCTGAATGTATCGCTGGAAGGAGGCCCTCTGTCTTTCTGGTATCGGACCAAATGTGCAGGGAGAACATCATTTGCATCTCTTGTCCAGCGTTTCATTATATGCTTCTCTGGTATCTTCGACAGGAGGAAGTGGACCATAACCTGCATAGCAAACAGCAAATTATTTTCATTCCCCTATCATCTGTTCATCGTGAACAAACCAAGTACGAATCAGGCGAAAATATTGACCTGCAATGCATGGCAACAAACCAACCCAGCGTGTTCAAACATGCCGCACTCACAACTGAAAAAACTCTCTTCATCATCCACTTCGATTGTGAACTCAACCTTACTCCATTTCTCTCTTGCTGCTGCATCTACATGTGTTGATCTGTAACGCTTTCTTGGTACAATCTCATCCAATACATGTGCACCACACTTATACAGCTCTTCACCGAACTTCTCAAACATAGCTCTCGTGTACACCTTGCTAGCATGCCTCTCTAATGGCAGGTTATTTTTAAGCGACACACCACTCTGCAAAACAAACACACCACATATTAGTAATTGGCAAAATCTTTATCATGAGCCAGAACATGCACAAAATCTGTAGCATCTGCAAATGGAACAATTACCAGCAGTGTTCTCTTCTCCTGGAAGCTCTGCTCCGACTCCCTGTCAAACTGGAGTTTCTCAAATTGTTTCAAAAACAGGTGCATAGGACACCCTGGCGGCACGTAACCTTTCAACATGTGATTTGCACTCTCACTCCGCTGTGTGCTAGTCATTTTCGCACAAAACACTCCTCTAAAATATGGCTTTGCCCACTTATGGTGCACCTCATATATCTGCGTCAAGAATGGATGCTTCTTCAGGGAGTACCTTTCCAGCATCTGCTGCCAACCAGCTTCAAATTCTTCCTCTGTGATCATGTGATGGACTAGCTTGTGGAACTCCATCTTGAAGTCACTGTTCTTGCTCCACAGCACACCCATCGACTCCTTTGCTTTCTTAGAACATGCCACTTGCACCAACGGTGTACTGTGTTTGGTAGTTCAGCCTCGATAGCCAGCTCCAACGCACGTGCTTGATCTGCATTGTTACAATCGAACCCACAATCAGTTGGTTAGAACTCTTCTATCTGTACAACAAAAACAGCTGCATGTATCCAATGGCAAAAAAACCAGAGCTCGAGAGGGATACTAACCAGTTAGGATTGTCTGTGGGTGTTTCCCGCCCACCATACGGATGAACTCTTTAAAAATCCACTTGAACGTGTCCTCCTTCTCATCCCTCATCATGGCACCACCAAAAATTATGCTTTGGAAGTGGTTGTTTACACCAACAAACAACCCAAACGGCATGTCATAAAGATTAGTACGGTAAGTTGTATCAAATGTGATTGCATCTCCAAAACATCTGTACTGGTCAAAACCTCTGCTTGTTACCCACATTAGTGTCTTTACCCTGCTCTCCCCATCCACTTGCACCGTGTAATTGAAGTCAGGATCGTTAGCTTTCATTTCAGCTAGAATCGCCATCGTCTTGACTGCATCCTTGTCAGACTGTTCTCTATTCAACTTTCGGCACAGAGTCTTCAAAGACCTCTTGGTAAATGGTACTTTATCCACTGTCCCGAAAAAACTTCCAACAATGCTGAACACTTTCCCCAGCCCCACATTGTTGTCTCTCAGCTGTTTGACTAGATCTTTTGCGTATCTGTCTATATGCTTATGCGACTTCCAATGCATTTTCTGGCCACAGGTCAACGTCGACGGGTGGTTATGATCATCCTTGTGTTCTGCTATATACCAGCCCTTGTCGTTCGACCGCAGCAGCCTAATCATGGCATTGCATCCGCACCTGGTCGAGCGGCTGTTTTCCCTCAACGGTTTCCCCTGCAAAGATAAAACGACAAGAAGAAATGCCGTCAGTCGCACAGGATCCACA
This portion of the Triticum dicoccoides isolate Atlit2015 ecotype Zavitan chromosome 7A, WEW_v2.0, whole genome shotgun sequence genome encodes:
- the LOC119330070 gene encoding protein FAR1-RELATED SEQUENCE 5-like yields the protein MGVLWSKNSDFKMEFHKLVHHMITEEEFEAGWQQMLERYSLKKHPFLTQIYEVHHKWAKPYFRGVFCAKMTSTQRSESANHMLKGYVPPGCPMHLFLKQFEKLQFDRESEQSFQEKRTLLSGVSLKNNLPLERHASKVYTRAMFEKFGEELYKCGAHVLDEIVPRKRYRSTHVDAAAREKWSKVEFTIEVDDEESFFSCECGMFEHAGLVCCHALQVMVHFLLSKIPEKHIMKRWTRDANDVLPAHLVRYQKDRGPPSSDTFRHHTMYTKALECVLLGDSNVKCYDVFMTMMKEVQATLLPLSAEKDGMGLAEREHRNQVLVEEHPGELQVEGGSTRPACDGETSCSGIIGQQNKRPRGRPTTSRDKAPYEQQLKRSRFCTICRGKGTSAPLALREATCRKCQGNRRSVQIVVCLGIVAMLVARRSLDLLNPSFSEELNMLAMWKLFSLSGMTYYKFVMGSLTSC
- the LOC119332159 gene encoding uncharacterized protein LOC119332159 isoform X2, whose product is MERVKKQAPMAAAFPNMSKTSHRPRTMTAVAQDLAETSRKAARSLMSVVVANEETRVQPESHGLAAATRGVQGPHLNACPGVLVGLLGKETAVQEPVDEPEDKPMIVDRKGKGPAIDVVYRRCSRQTTMHEVLGVAGSSSRDHVHVHHPVVASVDTDMTKVVPDALQMQNDGLAGIATTTPIGNRRLALPGNGEQTNPVPLVVVPALPPARDYGYSPFELDLQHFFYPNHVCLDLYESVELLSKASELSRTWFEHHTPTVLRIDGHKMKYQFSLHGEMMYNGLDAWVRGWNDRERSMMQRVDLPNWRGLLPPDVVLHIENIDTDNARVVLIAMLSTPKLGFPLCMCRLLLFPLWLANNWSLYAFDMELTRVTVMDPLYT
- the LOC119332159 gene encoding uncharacterized protein LOC119332159 isoform X1, producing the protein MERVKKQAPMAAAFPNMSKTSHRPRTMTAVAQDLAETSRKAARSLMSVVVANEETRVQPESHGLAAATRGVQGPHLNACPGVLVGLLGKETAVQEPVDEPEDKPMIVDRKGKGPAIDVVYRRCSRQTTMHEVLGVAGSSSRDHVHVHHPVVASVDTDMTKAVVPDALQMQNDGLAGIATTTPIGNRRLALPGNGEQTNPVPLVVVPALPPARDYGYSPFELDLQHFFYPNHVCLDLYESVELLSKASELSRTWFEHHTPTVLRIDGHKMKYQFSLHGEMMYNGLDAWVRGWNDRERSMMQRVDLPNWRGLLPPDVVLHIENIDTDNARVVLIAMLSTPKLGFPLCMCRLLLFPLWLANNWSLYAFDMELTRVTVMDPLYT